The following DNA comes from Halalkaliarchaeum sp. AArc-CO.
CCTGGAACCGGCGACTGCGTGATCGATCCCGAACGGTGTCGGAGGCCGGCACCGAACGAGTGCGCTTATAGGTCCCCGCATCGGTAGTAGTGGTATGTACGACGCCGTCCTGTTCGACAAGGACGGGGTGTTGGTCGGCCGGACGCGTTACGACGCCCTCGTCGAGGCTGCCTGGCAGACGTTCGACGAGCTCGACGTCTCCGATCCCGCGCCCGAACACGTCGAATCGGTGATCGTCGACGTCGATCCCGCGGACGTCAGGAACGTCTGTTCGACCTACGACCTGGATCCGGAGACGTTCTGGTACACCCGCGACAGTGTCGCGAGCGAGATCCAGCGAGACGAGGCCACTGCCGGCCGAAAAACCCCGTACGAGGACGTCCGCGTCCTGCCAGAGTTCGACGTTCCGCTGGGCGTGGTCTCCTCGAACCAGCAGGCGACCGTCGAATTCGTCCTCGAGCACTTCGGACTCGACGGTCACTTCCGAACGCTGTACGGCCGGGAACCGACCGTGGAGAGCCTCCGGCTCAAAAAGCCCAACGCACACTATCTGGAACGGGCGCTCGAAGACCTCGGAGCCGATACCGCCCTGTTCATCGGCGACAACGAGTCGGACGTCGCCGCCGCCGACAACGCCGGAATCGACTCGGCGTTCATCCGTCGACCACACCGTCGTGACCACGAGCTCGACAGGGAGCCGACGTACGTCGTCGACGACCTCCACGACCTGGTGAGTCTCACCCGTCGTGGACCCCGATACGGCAGCCAGTGAGCCCGTTCGAGAGCCCGAGGAACACCTTTCCCCGTTCGTCCCTTAATCAGTTCGATGACTGACCCCGAGCGGCCCGCGGACCACGGATCCGAACAGCTTCCCGAATCCGAATCAGAGTGGCGCGAACGACTCGACGAGGAGGCCTACCGGGTCCTCCGGGAACGAGGCACCGAGGCCCGGTTCAGCGGCGAGCACGTCGATCGCGACGACGATGGCATGTACCGGTGTAGAGGTTGTGGCACCGGCCTGTTCGACGCCACGACAAAGTACGACTCGGGCTGTGGCTGGCCGAGTTTCTACGCCGCCGAGGAGGAGCGTATCGAGACTGAAGTCGACACCAGACACGGGATGTCACGAATCGAAGTAAAATGTAGCCGGTGTGACGGTCATCTCGGACACGTCTTCGACGACGGCCCGGAGCCGACCGGCAAGCGGTTCTGTATCAACTCCGTCGCCCTCGAGTTCGATCCCGCCGAGTGACGGGGCGGCGGGTGCGTTACGTCGCCTCAGAGGAGCAGCAGGATAAGCTGGTACAACAGCCCGATCGCAAAGCCCGCGATCAACAGGACCGTGGCGACCACGACGACCGGCGAGAGCATCCCTTCGTCGTCGAGGATGACGTCTTCCATACCGGATACACCGCGAGCAACGGCAAACGCTTTTCGACTGAGGGCCGAACGTCGGCACATGATCCGACGAACTGGCGGTGGGCCGGTGTG
Coding sequences within:
- the msrB gene encoding peptide-methionine (R)-S-oxide reductase MsrB — encoded protein: MTDPERPADHGSEQLPESESEWRERLDEEAYRVLRERGTEARFSGEHVDRDDDGMYRCRGCGTGLFDATTKYDSGCGWPSFYAAEEERIETEVDTRHGMSRIEVKCSRCDGHLGHVFDDGPEPTGKRFCINSVALEFDPAE
- a CDS encoding HAD family hydrolase, producing the protein MYDAVLFDKDGVLVGRTRYDALVEAAWQTFDELDVSDPAPEHVESVIVDVDPADVRNVCSTYDLDPETFWYTRDSVASEIQRDEATAGRKTPYEDVRVLPEFDVPLGVVSSNQQATVEFVLEHFGLDGHFRTLYGREPTVESLRLKKPNAHYLERALEDLGADTALFIGDNESDVAAADNAGIDSAFIRRPHRRDHELDREPTYVVDDLHDLVSLTRRGPRYGSQ